TGCTTCGCTCGCTGGCCGCTCGCTCATCTTCCGCCTCCGGCTGGGCCGCCGGAGTCGGTCACGCGGTCCTGAACGGCCCGCGTGAAGAGCGGCAGGCGTCCACCCTCCCGTCATTCGCTCCTCTCTCTCCCACTTCGCGGCGTTCTACCGCGCTCTTCTCCTCGCCCGCCTTTGGCGGGCTCCGGTGCGGGCGCGCGCGAAGAGAAGAGATGCGGTAGCGGCAGAACCGCTCGCTCGTGGGTGCGCTTAGCGCACTTGCCCGCCGCTCCAGAAAGAGCGCAAGCCGTGCGGTCTGGCTTGTCCCGCCATAGCTCCGCTTGCGCGGAGCGACGGCGGAACGACCGCACTGCTTGCTTAGTGCGCCGCTTGGCTCCGGCTGAACGCCGAAGCTTTTCGCGGCTTGGTCGCTGTCGCGTTTTGCCAATGTCTGTTCTTTCGGCCCCAGCTTCTTCCAATGTCTGGACACCCTCATCGAATGCGGTCTCGTCCCGACGTCTTACAGAGTCGGGACTCGTTGATTTCTACCCCGCGACGTTTCAAGTGCCATTTTCGCCGGGCTCCGTAAACTCCACCCGTCGAAAGCCGTCACTTCAAACGTGGCCCCCAAGACACCGCCGGGCAATTCGCCCCGAGTGTCCGCCTACGTCGGAAACGTCAGGGCCATTTTCCTTTTCGGCGGTAAGAGCCTGCCGGTCGCGTTAAGAATTGAAACGCGCCCGGCACCGCTCCGGCTAGCCGTCGCTGGGGTCGGGCCATCGGCCCTCCGTGGATTGGTTTTTCAATCTCCGAATACAATCTATCAATCAGCCCCCTTTTTGCCCACGCTTCGCCAGCATCGCCCCTCCACACCTGAACGCGCTTGTTTCCGTGTTCAGGGCCGGGAAAACGGCCGCGCCAAGTACGCCGAACCCGCCGACGGGTTCAGCAACGCGGCGCTCCCCGATGTCATCGGGTTCCGTTTTCCTCGGCCCTTCACACGGCGCCCGTTACGGTGTTTCCGGGGCGGCGCTGGCTTCGCTTCTCAAAGACCACCCACCAAACCCTTGCGCGGGGAATCCCCGTCCCAAAGAATTCCCCGTGCTGGCAGCAGGCACCGCGCCAGCGAAGCTGTCACGTTGCCTGCTTGACTGAATTGGACGTAATCCGGATGCGGTCATTTCTCGTTCCCCAAGCCCGCATGGTGGTGGGGGCTTCGGGAACAACAGGGCCAATTCGCCTGTCAGCGCAAGCCGTTACTTTGCAATGACGAATGACGAAATCCGAATGACGATTCAATGACGAATCTCTAATGACGAGTTCACAGGGAAAGGAATGTCGAGTTCATTGGAAAATTCGGGTATTCGTCATTCATTAGTCATTCGTGCTTCGTCATTAGACATTCATTTTCCAGTCACTTACGACGATCCATGAATCAGTCATGTCGGGAACAAGAAATCTTGTTTCCAGCGTTTGACAAAGAGCGATTATGCACATATGTTCATAATGTTTTGGCGAGGTACATATCGAATGCCTAGACCCTGTTGCATGAGACGAATTGGCTTTGTGCCGGGCGCGACCTACTTCAAGCCTTGGGGTGTTCCTCTCCGGGAACTGGAAGAGATCGTGCTGGCCCTTGATGAACTGGAAGCGTTGCGGCTGGCCGACCTTCAGGGTCAGTACCAGGAGCAGGCAGCGGAGAAGATGAAGATCTCCCGCCCTACCTTTTCCCGCATAGTTGAGTCGGCGAGAAAGAAAGTCGCGGACGCCCTCATCAACGGAAAAGCCCTGCGGCTGGAGGGCGGTCCTGTCATTCAGCCGCCTGCCGGCGCGACCTCCGAAGAACGCCGGGGAGGTTGGGGTCGCGGACGCGGATGGTGCCATGGCCAGAGAAGAAAGGAAAAGTCGTCATGAAGGTTGCGATTACGGTTCAGGGAACAAGCTTGAACGATCCCCTCGATCCCCGGTTTGGCCGCGCCAAGCAATTCCTCCTCGTCGACAGTGAGACAGGAGAAGCGGCAATCCGAAGCAACGAGGTAAACCTGAACGCCGTGCAAGGCGCCGGCATCCAGGCCGGTCAGCAGGTTGTGGATTCGGGCGCGGCTGCCGTGATCACCGGACACGTTGGTCCCAAAGCCTTCAGAGTGTTGGAAGCGGCCGGAATCCCTGTCTATCTGGCGGCGGACTGCACGGCCGGCGAGGCGCTGGACCGGTTCAAGCGAAATGAACTGTCGCAGCAGAAGACGGCCGATGTCGAAGGACACTGGGTTTAGAAAGAGGAAGGGAGATACGTTATGCCAAGAAATGATGGAACAGGACCGGCGGGTCAAGGGCCGGCAACAGGTCGAGGCGCAGGACCTTGTGGCGCAGGGCAGGCACGCGGCGCACGCCGCGGGCTCGGCCAGGGGCGCGGACAGGGAATGGGTCGCGGCAGGAGCCGCGGATGTGTCGGAGGATCAGCATCCAGCGCGGGCGGTGGCGGTCGCGGCATGGGTCGCGGCGGACGTTGAGTCTGACGAACAGCAAAAGCCGCGAAAGCGGCAGGAGGCAGACATGCCAGGTGGAGACAAAACAGGTCCGGCAGGGATGGGACCAATGACGGGCCGTGCGGCGGGATACTGCGCGGGATACGGAGCGCCCGGCTATGCAAACGCAGGCTGGGGGCGTGGATTCGGGATGGGGTTCGGCCGCGGCCGCGGCGGCGGCTTCGGCGGTGGGCGCGGATGGCGGCATCGGTTCTACGCGACCGGAGTCCCCGGTTGGGCGCGGCCCGGCGTGCCGTATGGCCCGGCTCACGCTGCTGCTCCAACCGAGGAGCAGGAACTGGAGATGCTGAATCGGCGAGCGGAGTACTTCGGGGACGCTCTTGCCGATGTCAAGAAGCGCATCGAGGAACTCCAAGCTGAAAAGGCGGACAAGTAGCTTCTGATGGGGAGGGCCGCGAATAGCAGGCCCTCCCCACGTCGCTGCCCACCGGTCCATGTGCCTGCCGGGAGTGCGGTAGGGCGTGGCCACGATCCAGCGAGCGGTGTCCGACTCGCACGCTGCCATCCCCCCCCCCGCGCGGCAGGACGTTGAAGATGACGCGATGTGT
The genomic region above belongs to Kiritimatiellia bacterium and contains:
- a CDS encoding DUF134 domain-containing protein, translating into MPRPCCMRRIGFVPGATYFKPWGVPLRELEEIVLALDELEALRLADLQGQYQEQAAEKMKISRPTFSRIVESARKKVADALINGKALRLEGGPVIQPPAGATSEERRGGWGRGRGWCHGQRRKEKSS
- a CDS encoding NifB/NifX family molybdenum-iron cluster-binding protein, with amino-acid sequence MKVAITVQGTSLNDPLDPRFGRAKQFLLVDSETGEAAIRSNEVNLNAVQGAGIQAGQQVVDSGAAAVITGHVGPKAFRVLEAAGIPVYLAADCTAGEALDRFKRNELSQQKTADVEGHWV
- a CDS encoding DUF5320 domain-containing protein, which translates into the protein MPRNDGTGPAGQGPATGRGAGPCGAGQARGARRGLGQGRGQGMGRGRSRGCVGGSASSAGGGGRGMGRGGR
- a CDS encoding DUF5320 domain-containing protein produces the protein MPGGDKTGPAGMGPMTGRAAGYCAGYGAPGYANAGWGRGFGMGFGRGRGGGFGGGRGWRHRFYATGVPGWARPGVPYGPAHAAAPTEEQELEMLNRRAEYFGDALADVKKRIEELQAEKADK